Proteins from a genomic interval of Zingiber officinale cultivar Zhangliang chromosome 1B, Zo_v1.1, whole genome shotgun sequence:
- the LOC122055035 gene encoding oxysterol-binding protein-related protein 2A-like isoform X1 yields the protein MSSARAMHPLCCIVLDRHSDVGHRCPDPAPAGGDDTEVEQSPNDGEEVAVSGVLYKWTNYGRGWRSRWFSLRRGVLSYSKIRPGDGAPTKEDAAVRIIGDTSTKISSQAAAGKKSSAKSVGIVYLKVSSFRESKSDDRRFYIFSRTKTLHLRTDSEKDRVTWIQALVLARSVYSFRTLSERISSLSNGITFSTDRLRDHMHAEGLREDVIRDCEHIMLSELSEYHRRVKLQYEEHLKFLATVEQHLVYTNTEDEETNRGGHLQLLKTEFSCSGHEKYSEYSTTESSDDVEKQETDDISDDDEPIFFDTNEGFSDKSGSDSCATLTRVRSKNGTGEIIHSKETDCCQDVVSYPERRKKLPEPIEEEKSVGLWSLIKDNVGKDLTRVCLPVYFNEPLSSLQKCFEELEYSHLLDEAYEYGQKGNSLMRVLKVASFAVSAYASSIGRICKPFNPLLGETYEAEFPEKGIRFMSEKVSHHPMLIACHCEGKGWKFWGDSNLTSKFWGQSIQLDPVGILTLEFDDGEIFQWSKVTSTIYNLIFGKLYCEHHGMMNIRGNRMFSSQLRFKEKSLLDRNPRQVVGFVEDANKTKVASLTGKWDDRMYYCKGTDVSNKAALPTEDAYLLWKRSDPPANPTRYNLTSFAITLNELTSELQEKLPPTDSRLRPDQRHLENGEYEKANAEKLRLEQRQRMARKMQETGWKPRWFRREGEDGTYRYIGGYWEAREQKKWHECPNIFGEF from the exons ATGAGCTCGGCGAGGGCGATGCACCCCCTCTGCTGCATCGTCCTAGATCGCCATAGCGACGTCGGCCACCGATGCCCGGACCCTGCGCCCGCCGGGGGAGACGACACGGAGGTCGAACAGTCTCCGAACGACGGCGAGGAGGTTGCTGTATCTGGCGTGCTCTACAAGTGGACCAATTACGGTCGCGGCTGGCGGTCCCGCTGGTTCTCCCTCCGCCGCGGCGTGCtttcctactccaagatccgccCTGGTGACGGTGCCCCTACAAAGGAGGACGCGGCTGTGCGGATCATCGGAGACACCTCCACGAAGATCTCCTCCCAAGCGGCCGCCGGAAAAAAGTCGTCCGCCAAGTCGGTCGGCATCGTTTATCTCAAG GTTTCATCTTTTCGAGAGAGCAAGTCTGATGATAGACGGTTCTACATATTTTCTCGCACGAAGACACTTCATCTAAGAACTGATTCAGAGAAAGATCGTGTAACATGGATTCAGGCATTAGTCTTGGCAAGGAGTGTATATTCATTTAGAACATTGAGTGAACGAATTTCTTCTCTCTCAAATGGTATAACATTTTCAACTGATAGACTTAGAGATCATATGCACGCTGAGGGACTTAGGGAGGATGTGATAAGAGACTGTGAACATATTATGCTGTCAGAGCTCTCAGAATATCATAGACGAGTAAAGCTTCAGTATGAAGAACACCTAAAGTTTCTTGCTACTGTTGAGCAACATTTAGTA TACACTAACACTGAAGATGAAGAAACAAATCGTGGTGGTCATTTGCAGCTATTGAAAACTGAATTTTCTTGTTCTGGACACGAAAAGTATAGTG AATATAGCACAACGGAATCATCAGATGATGTAGAAAAGCAAGAAACTGATGACATTTCGGATGATGATGAGCCAATTTTCTTCGATACAAATGAAGGCTTCAGTGACAAGTCTGGATCTGATTCCTGTGCTACTTTGACAAGGGTGAGAAGCAAGAATGGCACTGGTGAGATAATACACTCCAAAGAAACAGATTGTTGTCAGGATGTAGTTTCTTATCCTGAAAGGCGAAAGAAGCTACCAGAACCCATTGAGGAGGAGAAAAGTGTGGGCCTTTGGTCTTTGATTAAAGACAATGTTGGTAAGGATCTTACACGTGTTTGTCTACCAGTTTACTTCAATGAACCATTGTCATCCCTTCAGAAGTGCTTTGAAGAGCTCGAGTATTCACACCTTTTGGATGAAGCCTATGAATATGGCCAAAAG GGGAACAGTCTGATGAGAGTTCTGAAGGTAGCATCATTTGCAGTTTCTGCATATGCTTCTTCTATTGGTCGAATTTGCAAACCTTTCAACCCTTTGTTAGGAGAAACATATGAAGCTGAGTTTCCTGAAAAGGGCATCCGTTTCATGTCAGAAAAG GTTAGCCATCATCCGATGCTCATCGCCTGCCACTGTGAAGGCAAAGGTTGGAAATTTTGGGGGGATAGCAACCTTACCTCAAAGTTCTGGGGGCAATCTATCCAGCTTGATCCCGTTGGCATTTTGACCCTAGAATTTGATGATGGTGAGATATTCCAGTGGAGTAAG GTCACAAGCACCATCTACAATCTCATATTTGGCAAACTTTACTGTGAACACCATGGTATGATGAACATAAGAGGAAACAGAATGTTTTCGAGCCAACTCAGATTTAAGGAGAAGTCTCTTCTCGATCGTAATCCTCGGCAA GTGGTTGGCTTTGTTGAGGACGCAAACAAGACCAAAGTAGCATCCTTGACAGGAAAATGGGATGATAGAATGTATTACTGTAAAGGAACTGATGTTTCGAACAAGGCGGCTCTTCCTACTGAAGATGCCTATTTGCTATGGAAAAGGAGCGACCCTCCTGCTAATCCAACACGATACAACTTAACATCATTTGCAATTACACTGAATGAGTTAACTTCTGAGCTACAG GAGAAACTCCCACCTACAGATTCGAGACTTCGACCAGACCAGAGGCATCTGGAAAATGGTGAGTATGAGAAAGCAAATGCAGAGAAGTTACGGCTTGAACAAAGGCAGCGAATG GCAAGGAAAATGCAAGAGACGGGCTGGAAGCCAAGATGGTTCCGAAGAGAAGGCGAAGACGGTACATACCGCTACATCGGCGGTTATTGGGAAGCAAGAGAGCAGAAAAAGTGGCATGAATGCCCAAACATATTTGGTGAATTTTAA
- the LOC122055035 gene encoding oxysterol-binding protein-related protein 2A-like isoform X2 — translation MHDRSGKQLDWDTGFTDLVSSFRESKSDDRRFYIFSRTKTLHLRTDSEKDRVTWIQALVLARSVYSFRTLSERISSLSNGITFSTDRLRDHMHAEGLREDVIRDCEHIMLSELSEYHRRVKLQYEEHLKFLATVEQHLVYTNTEDEETNRGGHLQLLKTEFSCSGHEKYSEYSTTESSDDVEKQETDDISDDDEPIFFDTNEGFSDKSGSDSCATLTRVRSKNGTGEIIHSKETDCCQDVVSYPERRKKLPEPIEEEKSVGLWSLIKDNVGKDLTRVCLPVYFNEPLSSLQKCFEELEYSHLLDEAYEYGQKGNSLMRVLKVASFAVSAYASSIGRICKPFNPLLGETYEAEFPEKGIRFMSEKVSHHPMLIACHCEGKGWKFWGDSNLTSKFWGQSIQLDPVGILTLEFDDGEIFQWSKVTSTIYNLIFGKLYCEHHGMMNIRGNRMFSSQLRFKEKSLLDRNPRQVVGFVEDANKTKVASLTGKWDDRMYYCKGTDVSNKAALPTEDAYLLWKRSDPPANPTRYNLTSFAITLNELTSELQEKLPPTDSRLRPDQRHLENGEYEKANAEKLRLEQRQRMARKMQETGWKPRWFRREGEDGTYRYIGGYWEAREQKKWHECPNIFGEF, via the exons ATGCATGATCGTTCCGGGAAACAACTGGATTGGGACACGGGATTCACGGATCTA GTTTCATCTTTTCGAGAGAGCAAGTCTGATGATAGACGGTTCTACATATTTTCTCGCACGAAGACACTTCATCTAAGAACTGATTCAGAGAAAGATCGTGTAACATGGATTCAGGCATTAGTCTTGGCAAGGAGTGTATATTCATTTAGAACATTGAGTGAACGAATTTCTTCTCTCTCAAATGGTATAACATTTTCAACTGATAGACTTAGAGATCATATGCACGCTGAGGGACTTAGGGAGGATGTGATAAGAGACTGTGAACATATTATGCTGTCAGAGCTCTCAGAATATCATAGACGAGTAAAGCTTCAGTATGAAGAACACCTAAAGTTTCTTGCTACTGTTGAGCAACATTTAGTA TACACTAACACTGAAGATGAAGAAACAAATCGTGGTGGTCATTTGCAGCTATTGAAAACTGAATTTTCTTGTTCTGGACACGAAAAGTATAGTG AATATAGCACAACGGAATCATCAGATGATGTAGAAAAGCAAGAAACTGATGACATTTCGGATGATGATGAGCCAATTTTCTTCGATACAAATGAAGGCTTCAGTGACAAGTCTGGATCTGATTCCTGTGCTACTTTGACAAGGGTGAGAAGCAAGAATGGCACTGGTGAGATAATACACTCCAAAGAAACAGATTGTTGTCAGGATGTAGTTTCTTATCCTGAAAGGCGAAAGAAGCTACCAGAACCCATTGAGGAGGAGAAAAGTGTGGGCCTTTGGTCTTTGATTAAAGACAATGTTGGTAAGGATCTTACACGTGTTTGTCTACCAGTTTACTTCAATGAACCATTGTCATCCCTTCAGAAGTGCTTTGAAGAGCTCGAGTATTCACACCTTTTGGATGAAGCCTATGAATATGGCCAAAAG GGGAACAGTCTGATGAGAGTTCTGAAGGTAGCATCATTTGCAGTTTCTGCATATGCTTCTTCTATTGGTCGAATTTGCAAACCTTTCAACCCTTTGTTAGGAGAAACATATGAAGCTGAGTTTCCTGAAAAGGGCATCCGTTTCATGTCAGAAAAG GTTAGCCATCATCCGATGCTCATCGCCTGCCACTGTGAAGGCAAAGGTTGGAAATTTTGGGGGGATAGCAACCTTACCTCAAAGTTCTGGGGGCAATCTATCCAGCTTGATCCCGTTGGCATTTTGACCCTAGAATTTGATGATGGTGAGATATTCCAGTGGAGTAAG GTCACAAGCACCATCTACAATCTCATATTTGGCAAACTTTACTGTGAACACCATGGTATGATGAACATAAGAGGAAACAGAATGTTTTCGAGCCAACTCAGATTTAAGGAGAAGTCTCTTCTCGATCGTAATCCTCGGCAA GTGGTTGGCTTTGTTGAGGACGCAAACAAGACCAAAGTAGCATCCTTGACAGGAAAATGGGATGATAGAATGTATTACTGTAAAGGAACTGATGTTTCGAACAAGGCGGCTCTTCCTACTGAAGATGCCTATTTGCTATGGAAAAGGAGCGACCCTCCTGCTAATCCAACACGATACAACTTAACATCATTTGCAATTACACTGAATGAGTTAACTTCTGAGCTACAG GAGAAACTCCCACCTACAGATTCGAGACTTCGACCAGACCAGAGGCATCTGGAAAATGGTGAGTATGAGAAAGCAAATGCAGAGAAGTTACGGCTTGAACAAAGGCAGCGAATG GCAAGGAAAATGCAAGAGACGGGCTGGAAGCCAAGATGGTTCCGAAGAGAAGGCGAAGACGGTACATACCGCTACATCGGCGGTTATTGGGAAGCAAGAGAGCAGAAAAAGTGGCATGAATGCCCAAACATATTTGGTGAATTTTAA
- the LOC122055035 gene encoding oxysterol-binding protein-related protein 2A-like isoform X3, with the protein MHAEGLREDVIRDCEHIMLSELSEYHRRVKLQYEEHLKFLATVEQHLVYTNTEDEETNRGGHLQLLKTEFSCSGHEKYSEYSTTESSDDVEKQETDDISDDDEPIFFDTNEGFSDKSGSDSCATLTRVRSKNGTGEIIHSKETDCCQDVVSYPERRKKLPEPIEEEKSVGLWSLIKDNVGKDLTRVCLPVYFNEPLSSLQKCFEELEYSHLLDEAYEYGQKGNSLMRVLKVASFAVSAYASSIGRICKPFNPLLGETYEAEFPEKGIRFMSEKVSHHPMLIACHCEGKGWKFWGDSNLTSKFWGQSIQLDPVGILTLEFDDGEIFQWSKVTSTIYNLIFGKLYCEHHGMMNIRGNRMFSSQLRFKEKSLLDRNPRQVVGFVEDANKTKVASLTGKWDDRMYYCKGTDVSNKAALPTEDAYLLWKRSDPPANPTRYNLTSFAITLNELTSELQEKLPPTDSRLRPDQRHLENGEYEKANAEKLRLEQRQRMARKMQETGWKPRWFRREGEDGTYRYIGGYWEAREQKKWHECPNIFGEF; encoded by the exons ATGCACGCTGAGGGACTTAGGGAGGATGTGATAAGAGACTGTGAACATATTATGCTGTCAGAGCTCTCAGAATATCATAGACGAGTAAAGCTTCAGTATGAAGAACACCTAAAGTTTCTTGCTACTGTTGAGCAACATTTAGTA TACACTAACACTGAAGATGAAGAAACAAATCGTGGTGGTCATTTGCAGCTATTGAAAACTGAATTTTCTTGTTCTGGACACGAAAAGTATAGTG AATATAGCACAACGGAATCATCAGATGATGTAGAAAAGCAAGAAACTGATGACATTTCGGATGATGATGAGCCAATTTTCTTCGATACAAATGAAGGCTTCAGTGACAAGTCTGGATCTGATTCCTGTGCTACTTTGACAAGGGTGAGAAGCAAGAATGGCACTGGTGAGATAATACACTCCAAAGAAACAGATTGTTGTCAGGATGTAGTTTCTTATCCTGAAAGGCGAAAGAAGCTACCAGAACCCATTGAGGAGGAGAAAAGTGTGGGCCTTTGGTCTTTGATTAAAGACAATGTTGGTAAGGATCTTACACGTGTTTGTCTACCAGTTTACTTCAATGAACCATTGTCATCCCTTCAGAAGTGCTTTGAAGAGCTCGAGTATTCACACCTTTTGGATGAAGCCTATGAATATGGCCAAAAG GGGAACAGTCTGATGAGAGTTCTGAAGGTAGCATCATTTGCAGTTTCTGCATATGCTTCTTCTATTGGTCGAATTTGCAAACCTTTCAACCCTTTGTTAGGAGAAACATATGAAGCTGAGTTTCCTGAAAAGGGCATCCGTTTCATGTCAGAAAAG GTTAGCCATCATCCGATGCTCATCGCCTGCCACTGTGAAGGCAAAGGTTGGAAATTTTGGGGGGATAGCAACCTTACCTCAAAGTTCTGGGGGCAATCTATCCAGCTTGATCCCGTTGGCATTTTGACCCTAGAATTTGATGATGGTGAGATATTCCAGTGGAGTAAG GTCACAAGCACCATCTACAATCTCATATTTGGCAAACTTTACTGTGAACACCATGGTATGATGAACATAAGAGGAAACAGAATGTTTTCGAGCCAACTCAGATTTAAGGAGAAGTCTCTTCTCGATCGTAATCCTCGGCAA GTGGTTGGCTTTGTTGAGGACGCAAACAAGACCAAAGTAGCATCCTTGACAGGAAAATGGGATGATAGAATGTATTACTGTAAAGGAACTGATGTTTCGAACAAGGCGGCTCTTCCTACTGAAGATGCCTATTTGCTATGGAAAAGGAGCGACCCTCCTGCTAATCCAACACGATACAACTTAACATCATTTGCAATTACACTGAATGAGTTAACTTCTGAGCTACAG GAGAAACTCCCACCTACAGATTCGAGACTTCGACCAGACCAGAGGCATCTGGAAAATGGTGAGTATGAGAAAGCAAATGCAGAGAAGTTACGGCTTGAACAAAGGCAGCGAATG GCAAGGAAAATGCAAGAGACGGGCTGGAAGCCAAGATGGTTCCGAAGAGAAGGCGAAGACGGTACATACCGCTACATCGGCGGTTATTGGGAAGCAAGAGAGCAGAAAAAGTGGCATGAATGCCCAAACATATTTGGTGAATTTTAA